The DNA sequence GTGCGACGACCGCTCCACGGGAGGAGGATCGTCAACAACCGAAGGCGGTCATGACCGGCACAAGGCCACCGGAGTGTTACGCCGAGTAGTCGTAGAAGCCCCGGCCCGACTTACGGCCGAGGAAACCGGCCTCGACCATGCGGCACAGCAGCGGCGGAGCGGCGTACTGGGGGTCCTTGAACTCGGCGTACAGGGAGTCGGCGATGGCCTTGAGCGTGTCGAGGCCGATCAGGTCGCACAGGCGCAGCGGGCCCATCGGGTGGGCGCAGCCGAGCGTCATGCCGGTGTCGATGTCCTCGGCCGTGGCGTGGCCCGCCTCCACCATGCGGATCGCCGACAGCAGGTACGGCACGAGCAGCGCGTTGACCACGAAGCCCGCCCGGTCGGGCGCGGTGATCGCGGTCTTGCCGAGCACCTCGGTGGCGAACACCCGGGTACGGGCGATGGTGCGCTGGTCGGTGAGGAGCGACGGCACGATCTCCACCAGCTTCTGCACCGGGGCGGGGTTGAAGAAGTGCAGGCCGATGACCTGGCCGGGGCGGGTGGTGGCCTGGGCGATGCGGACGATGGGGATGGAAGAGGTGTTGGAGGCGAGGATGGCGTCGCGGCGCTCGACGATCCGGTCGAGCTCGGCGAACAGCGCGCTCTTCACCTCGGGGTTCTCGGTGGCCGCCTCGATGACGAGGTCGCGGTCGGCGAGGTCCTCCAGCTTGGTGGTGAAGCCGAGGCGGCCGCGGGCGGCGTCGAACGCCTCCTGGGTGATCTTTCCGGCGTCGAGGGCGCGCTTCAGCGACCTCTCCAGGCGGGCCCGGCCTGCCGCGAGCGCGTCATCGTCGATCTCACGAATGAGGACGTCGAGGCCGGCGCGAGCACAGACCTCGGCGATCCCGGACCCCATGAGGCCACAGCCGACGACCCCCACTCTCGTAATGTCCGACATATCTCTTCCATCCCTTGCGCGTCTCGTACGGCAATTCGCTTGTCCTGGATTCTTCCGCGCGGGTCCGTCGGCCTCTCTCGCACCCGGCCCCATAACCGGCCCACACCGTCTGAGCTGCGACTACATTCGACGGCCGAACAAGGCGAAGAGACTGCACGAAGACGTTACGATGCCCCGCCGTCGACCGCGACGATCACGAACGTTCCACGCCTCGTCTGCATGGTGATGCCCGATCGGGTGAGATTCTCCCCCCGTTCGCGCCACTCTCTCACCGGTGACGCGGGCGGCCGAAATCAGCTGCGCCGCAGACGCGTCCTGTCACCACACCTTTCCGGGGTTCAGGATCCCCTGCGGATCGAAGATCCGCTTGATGCCGACCTGCAAAGCCGTAACCCGCGGGCCCAGTTCGGTACTCAGCCATGAGCGCTTCAGCATTCCGACGCCGTGCTCACCGGTGATCGTGCCGCCGACCGCGAGCCCGGCCGCCATCACGTCGTCGAAGGCGAGCAACGCGCGGTCGCGTGCCTGCTCGTCGTTCCGATCGAAAATGATCGTGGGGTGGAGGTTCCCGTCGCCCACGTGGCCCGGACAGGCGATGATCACCTTCCTCCGCTCCGCGATCCGGCCCAGCTCCTCGACGAACTCGACCAGACGGCTGCGCGGGACGGCGACATCCTCGATCAGCGTGGTCCCCAGGCGTTCCACCGCGGGATTCACGAGACGGCGTGCCTCAAGGAGCATCTCGGCCTCCTTGGGGTCGTCCGTCTCGGCCACCTCGACCGCACCCGCCTCGCGGCAGATACCGGCCATCTCGGTGACGAGCCGCGCCGCGTCGGCCGCATCCGACTGGGCGATCAGCATCGCCTCCGCCTCCGGCGGCAGCCCCATGTCGCGGTACGCCTGCACGGCCCGGACGGTGACGCCGTCGAGGAACTCCAGCAACGAGGGCTGGATCGACGAGCTCATGATCTTCTCTACGGCGGCCATCGCCGCCGACGGCGACGTGAAGAGCGCGGCCGCGGTAAGGGCGGGCCGGGGCGCGGGCCGAAGCGCGAGGACAGCCTTGGTGATGATGCCCAGCGTCCCCTCCGAGCCGACCATCAGGCCCACCAGGTCCAGCCCCGCCACGCCCTTGGCGGTCCGGCTGCCCAGCGTCACCAGCTCGCCGTCCGCCAACACCACCTCAAGCTGACGCACGTACTGGCGGGTGACGCCGTACTTCACGCAGCACAGCCCGCCGGCGTTGGTGGCGATGTTCCCGCCGATCGTGGACTCCCGCCACGACGACGGATCCGGTGGATAGAACAGCCCCTTCTCCGCCACCGCCTCAGACAGCACCGAATTGACCACACCCGCCTCGACCACCGCGAGGTGGTTGACGGTGTCGATCTCCAGGATCCGGTTCATCCGGGCCAGCGACAGCAGGATCGAACCGTCGACGGCGTTCGCGGCGCCCGAGAGCCCGGTCCGGGCGCCCTGCGGCACCACGGGTACACGGTGGCGGTGGGCGATCCGCATGACACGCTGCACCTCATCGGTGATGCGGGGGCGGAGCAGTACGGCGGGCACGCCCGCGGCGCAGAACGAGGCCCGGTCGTGGCTGTGCGCGGCGAGGATGTCGGGGTCCGTCACGACCGCGTCCTCGCCGAGCGCGCCGACGAGTTCGGCGAGTACCGTCTCCGGGAGCCCGCTCATCGCGCACCCGCTCCCGTCGCCCACGTGCCCCGCACGCACCCGATCGTGAGCGCATCGGCCGCCTGTCCAAGCAGCGGCCGGACCGTGTCGGGGGAAGCGCCGTCGCGCCCGCCGGAGAAGGACGGCCGGTCGCGCAATGGATTCGTCTTCGCGTCGTCGAGCGCGGCGTCGGCGGCATATCCATTGCTACGAAGGACATGCGCCGTCCCGGCTTCGGCGACGGCCGCCCCCACCATGACGGTCCGGTTCCTCACGCTGCCGCCTCCTAGGCATTTGTGCCGGTTAGGTCAGATATTGCCCAACGGATTTCGACCGCAAAGAACCGGGGTACGCGCCCGCGGCGGCCGGGATACCGATCCTGATCCCGGCCGCCGCGGGTCACAGCAGTTTCTCGGGGGTTATCGGAAGGTCGCGGATGCGTTTGCCGGTGGCGTTGTAGACGGCGTTGGCGATGGCGGCGCCGGTGCCGGTGATGCCGATCTCACCGATGCCGCGGGCGCCCATGGGGGCGTGCGGGTCGGGGATGTCGGTCCAGATCAGGTCGATCTCGGGGACGTCGAGGTGGACGGGGATGTGGTAGTCGGCGAGGCTCGCGTTCACGACGCGGCCGGTGCGGGGGTCGAGGACGAGTTCCTCGGTCAGGGCGAGGCCGAGGCCCATGATGATCCCGCCGCGGAACTGGGAGGCCGCGGTGCGCGGGTTGACGATGCGGCCGCAGTCCATGGAGCCGAGGAAGCGGGTGACGCGGACCTCGCCGGTGACGGAGCTGACGCGGACCTCGGCGAACATCGCGCCGAAGGAGTGCATGGAGAGGGTCGTCATCTCCTCCGGGGGCGGGGCGACGGCCTCGGCGACCACGAGGTCGCGGCCGGCCCGGTCGAGGATGTCCGAGTAGCTCTCGTGGCGGGAGGGGTCGTCGAGGGCGGCGAGGCCGCCGTCGAGGGAGCCGACCTGGTCGGGCTCGAGGCCGGTGAGCGGGGAGCCGTCGCCGACGAGCTTCAGGAGCCGGGCGAGGAGTTCGCGGTGGGCGGCGGCGACGGCGGCGCCGACGGCCGCGGTCTGCTGGGAGCCGCCGGCCATGACCAGGCCGGGGAGGCGCGAGTCGCCGAAGCGGAAGGTGACCTGGTGGGGCTCGAGGCCGAGGCGGTCGGCGATGACCTGGGTCTGGGCGGTGGCGGTGCCCATGCCCATGTCGTGGGCGGCGACCTCGACCTCGGCGCGGCCGTCCCGGTGCAGGATGATCCGGGCCGCGGCGCCGGGCGAGCGGACGTACGGGTGGGTGGCGGCGGCGCAGCCCATGCCGACGAGCCACTCGCCGTCGCGTACCGCGCCCGGGGTGGGGTTGCGGCGGTCCCAGCCGAAGCGTTCGGCGCCCGCGCGCCACGCCTGGACGAGGTTGCGCGCGGACAGCGGGCGG is a window from the Thermopolyspora flexuosa genome containing:
- a CDS encoding 3-hydroxybutyryl-CoA dehydrogenase, giving the protein MSDITRVGVVGCGLMGSGIAEVCARAGLDVLIREIDDDALAAGRARLERSLKRALDAGKITQEAFDAARGRLGFTTKLEDLADRDLVIEAATENPEVKSALFAELDRIVERRDAILASNTSSIPIVRIAQATTRPGQVIGLHFFNPAPVQKLVEIVPSLLTDQRTIARTRVFATEVLGKTAITAPDRAGFVVNALLVPYLLSAIRMVEAGHATAEDIDTGMTLGCAHPMGPLRLCDLIGLDTLKAIADSLYAEFKDPQYAAPPLLCRMVEAGFLGRKSGRGFYDYSA
- a CDS encoding FAD-binding oxidoreductase produces the protein MSGLPETVLAELVGALGEDAVVTDPDILAAHSHDRASFCAAGVPAVLLRPRITDEVQRVMRIAHRHRVPVVPQGARTGLSGAANAVDGSILLSLARMNRILEIDTVNHLAVVEAGVVNSVLSEAVAEKGLFYPPDPSSWRESTIGGNIATNAGGLCCVKYGVTRQYVRQLEVVLADGELVTLGSRTAKGVAGLDLVGLMVGSEGTLGIITKAVLALRPAPRPALTAAALFTSPSAAMAAVEKIMSSSIQPSLLEFLDGVTVRAVQAYRDMGLPPEAEAMLIAQSDAADAARLVTEMAGICREAGAVEVAETDDPKEAEMLLEARRLVNPAVERLGTTLIEDVAVPRSRLVEFVEELGRIAERRKVIIACPGHVGDGNLHPTIIFDRNDEQARDRALLAFDDVMAAGLAVGGTITGEHGVGMLKRSWLSTELGPRVTALQVGIKRIFDPQGILNPGKVW